Proteins encoded by one window of Deltaproteobacteria bacterium:
- the rpoD gene encoding RNA polymerase sigma factor RpoD, producing MTNDSDMVNLKRLIDIGKDKGYITYEELNDDLPDDIVSSEYIDDLMMMFEELDIMVIDEASKEEIEKSKKIKKRQEKIPEKGIYRAELADSGTRVSDPVKMYLKEMGCISLLTREGEVEIAKRIEAGEKEALHALLECCVGVEYIIDLGEKLKKGEIKLKDVINDLEDEDGPSQAGEKRQSVLNLIEEIKDLYLEQCRAKQEMMKKRCTAARKKKLRPQIQEIQAKIMELIGSFKLEKNQLDRMVERLREMVSIIDEAEKDIADCMLQAGGKPISYLKKCIAQIPKTAGDEDLVSPLNMKKSELLALKEKVDRAQKRIKEIRDRTNMGNRELRDTLKRVEASLESSKKAKCELIEANLRLVVSIAKKYTNRGLQFLDLIQEGNIGLMKAVDKFEYQRGYKFSTYATWWIRQAITRAIADQARTIRIPVHMIETINKLIRTSRYLVQEHGREPTPEEIAEKMEFPLEKVRKVLKIAKEPISLETPIGEEEDSHLGDFIEDKKIMSPGDAVINHNLGEQTRKVLTTLTPREEKVLRMRFGIGEKSDHTLEEVGRDFNVTRERIRQIEAKALRKLRHPSRSKKLRSFIEQ from the coding sequence ATGACCAACGACTCGGATATGGTGAATTTGAAACGTCTGATAGATATCGGCAAAGACAAAGGTTACATCACATACGAAGAACTGAACGATGATTTGCCCGACGATATCGTCTCTTCTGAATATATCGATGACCTGATGATGATGTTCGAAGAGCTGGATATCATGGTGATCGATGAGGCATCAAAGGAGGAAATCGAAAAATCCAAGAAGATCAAAAAACGTCAAGAAAAAATCCCGGAAAAAGGGATCTATCGAGCTGAACTGGCGGACAGCGGGACAAGGGTTTCTGATCCCGTCAAGATGTATCTGAAGGAGATGGGTTGTATTTCACTGCTTACCCGTGAAGGCGAAGTGGAAATAGCCAAACGTATAGAAGCCGGTGAGAAGGAGGCCCTTCATGCACTTCTGGAATGTTGCGTAGGGGTCGAATATATCATCGATCTGGGGGAGAAACTCAAGAAGGGTGAAATCAAGCTCAAGGACGTCATCAATGATCTTGAAGATGAAGACGGGCCTTCGCAGGCAGGGGAAAAGCGACAGTCTGTTCTTAATCTTATTGAAGAAATCAAGGATCTGTATCTGGAACAGTGCAGGGCCAAACAGGAGATGATGAAAAAACGTTGCACCGCAGCGAGGAAAAAGAAGCTGAGGCCCCAAATACAGGAAATCCAGGCGAAGATCATGGAGCTTATTGGATCCTTCAAGCTGGAAAAAAACCAACTCGATCGTATGGTGGAAAGACTCAGAGAGATGGTGTCCATCATCGATGAGGCCGAAAAGGATATTGCCGACTGTATGCTCCAGGCGGGTGGGAAGCCCATTTCCTACCTGAAAAAATGCATAGCCCAAATTCCCAAGACTGCAGGGGATGAAGACCTTGTCTCTCCGCTCAACATGAAGAAGTCCGAATTGCTGGCCCTCAAGGAAAAGGTGGATCGAGCCCAGAAACGAATAAAGGAGATCAGGGATCGGACCAATATGGGCAACAGGGAACTCCGGGATACCCTTAAGAGGGTGGAGGCCAGCCTGGAAAGTTCCAAAAAGGCCAAATGCGAACTGATCGAGGCCAATCTAAGGCTTGTTGTGAGTATCGCCAAGAAATATACCAACCGGGGACTTCAATTCTTGGATCTCATCCAAGAGGGCAACATCGGTCTGATGAAGGCCGTGGATAAATTCGAGTATCAGAGGGGTTATAAATTCAGCACTTATGCGACCTGGTGGATCAGGCAGGCCATTACGAGGGCTATCGCCGATCAGGCCAGGACGATCCGTATCCCCGTCCATATGATCGAGACCATCAACAAGCTGATTCGGACCTCCCGATACCTCGTACAGGAACATGGCAGGGAACCGACTCCTGAGGAAATCGCCGAGAAGATGGAATTTCCTCTTGAAAAGGTACGAAAGGTTTTGAAAATCGCCAAGGAACCCATCTCCCTGGAAACCCCCATCGGTGAAGAAGAGGACAGTCACCTTGGAGATTTCATAGAGGACAAGAAAATCATGTCTCCCGGGGACGCGGTAATCAATCACAACCTAGGGGAGCAGACCCGAAAAGTTCTCACCACCCTCACACCAAGGGAGGAAAAGGTGCTGCGGATGCGTTTCGGAATAGGGGAAAAATCCGATCATACCCTTGAGGAAGTGGGCCGTGACTTCAACGTAACCAGAGAGAGGATTCGACAGATTGAGGCCAAGGCCCTCAGAAAACTCAGACATCCCAGCAGGAGCAAGAAGCTACGAAGCTTCATCGAGCAATAG
- a CDS encoding Nif3-like dinuclear metal center hexameric protein: protein MIQILELLEEIAPPRLAEEWDNPGMQVGCLSLEIDTILIALDPSLEALKDALKQGAQLLFTHHPLLFRSLSCLDADSYPGDVIALALKNDISIVAAHTNLDVAKGGINDQLAELFQLTDIEILQEHRDPRISEAGLGRIGSLPHPLALKDLVHRIKKALNIQQARVTGDLNQRIHRVAVVGGSGAGLLSLASKKGADVLVTGDVGHHHAREAEAIGVAIVDGGHFHTEWAAFMRFAGRLEAMFKDRRWEVTIKTYDRERPPQFHI from the coding sequence TTGATACAGATCCTGGAACTTCTCGAAGAAATCGCCCCCCCTCGGCTGGCTGAGGAATGGGACAATCCTGGAATGCAGGTAGGATGCCTTTCCCTGGAAATCGACACCATCCTGATAGCCCTGGACCCATCTCTTGAGGCCCTGAAAGATGCATTGAAACAGGGGGCACAATTGCTATTTACGCATCATCCGCTCCTCTTTCGATCCCTGTCTTGCCTGGACGCGGATTCCTATCCGGGTGATGTGATCGCCCTGGCCCTGAAAAACGACATCTCGATCGTGGCCGCCCACACGAATCTGGACGTTGCAAAAGGAGGGATCAACGACCAACTGGCCGAACTCTTCCAATTGACCGATATAGAAATACTCCAGGAACACCGGGATCCACGGATATCCGAGGCAGGCCTGGGAAGAATCGGTTCCCTGCCCCACCCCCTTGCCCTTAAAGACCTGGTACACCGCATTAAAAAAGCACTTAACATCCAACAGGCGCGGGTTACCGGGGATCTGAATCAAAGGATCCATAGGGTGGCCGTAGTGGGTGGATCAGGGGCCGGTCTGCTCTCCTTGGCCTCAAAAAAAGGAGCCGACGTACTGGTTACCGGCGATGTCGGGCATCACCATGCCCGGGAAGCCGAGGCCATTGGAGTGGCCATCGTCGATGGGGGCCACTTTCACACGGAATGGGCGGCATTCATGCGCTTTGCCGGGAGATTAGAGGCCATGTTTAAAGACCGACGCTGGGAAGTGACGATCAAGACCTATGACCGGGAAAGACCGCCACAGTTCCATATTTGA